The following nucleotide sequence is from Scleropages formosus chromosome 4, fSclFor1.1, whole genome shotgun sequence.
CAGAGGTCAGCAGAGGCCGCTTTCATCTGCAGGGGCACAGTGTCAAAGAGGCGACGGCCAGTTCAGCCGACAGGTCCTGCTAtctagggggtggggggtcggaTCAGGGGTCGACCTCCCTCTTATCTATCAGCTATTTGTCAGCCTCATTTCCCACTATTTTTGTGCAAACACTGCGTTTGAATGGCGAAGCACTGCAACAGTGCTTTCACAAAGGTCCTCTTCACAAAGGGCACAcgcacgtgcacgcacacacattttgagtgaaaccgcttgtcccaagcggggtcgcggcaaaccggagcctaacctggcaacacagggcgcaaggttggagggggggagaggaaacacccaggacgggacaccagtctgtcgcaaggcgccccgaacgggactcaaaccccaggcccaccagagagcaggacccagcatatccgctgcgccaccacacccccctcacagGGGGTAGAGTAAACAAAATAGATCAGCAACAGACAGAGAGCTTCGGACACACACGGGACTATGGACACAACTTGTGTGTGTAACACCATGATGttctggttcacatccctccagtagctcttCTAGAAGTGACATCCAAACAGCAATAGGCCTACACAGATAATCATTGCGGGTGGTGCTGATGGGCgggattcagcaactctgaggggcagagggagctcatctTACTCACTGGGGACAAAACAGAGCACTGATGAACCTTCAGTTTTGGAAccctgtgagtgggaccaccaagcggccagAGGTGGCGGAGCTCAGCGTTCTTCTTGGACCGTAGGGACTGATCAGGTCCTGTAAGTATCGACATTCAGATCCTTTGACCGTCTTTCTGAGTGTCGAGACTTAATGCTAACAAACTTAACGAAGCCCTGTGTTAATCCAGCAGGTGCTCAGCACCCCAGTGTCCCAGTCCCTCGGTGACCTGTCTCTGAGCTGCAAACGTCACGTACAAGGCCCTTTGCGGGGACAGGGTATAACGGTTCCCTGTTAGCGGCTGAGCTGTGTCTCTGCCCCCATCCTCGTCATCGTCCCCTTGGCCGTCCGCCCAAGGCAGCGGCAGGGCCACTGTTGAGGAATGTTTCCCTATCTGGGGTCCCGACCTTAACCAGCCCTTGAGAAAGCGTAACCAGCAGCTACACGGCACGGACACGTGAGGACATGGATAAAAGGGCTCCGAGGCCAGCGCTGCGTTCCGCAGCTCTGTGTTCTCCGGCGTCCCACGGCAAGGGCACAGGAAGTATGTGTGGCGGTGAGAGCAGCAGCTGACGACAGGCTCTGTGTTCGTGTGTGGCAGCCTGTTGTCATTTGACAGAAACAGCTTGGCCCTGACAGCGGTGCGCCACGCAGAGCTCAGTGTTGCTGACACGGCGGACGccggggggtgtgtgtggggggggtgtcaaTTAGGCAGCGGGAACACGGGTCACACCTGCAGGTGTCTCCTGGGGTGATAAATGACGTTTCTCTAACCGTGTCTCCGGCGCTCTGCTCAAGCACAACTTTGGGACCCGCAGGGACACCGAAGACCCGACGCCTCGTCTCCATACGCTGCGCGTCACTCATGCGGGACGATAATTAGGGTCCATCGCCGGGGACCCGACAGGGGACATCACAGCAGCGGCCTCGACCCCGCAGCACGGAAACTCACCGCTCGACACCTGTCCCACATCACACGGGGTGTGAAGAGGCTGTCGGAGCccacctgctgcactgcttCGTTCCCACCGCTCCCAGTCCCACAGCTGAGCTGCATCCAGAGGCGAGACGATGAACCTCAAAGCGGCGCTGCTCCCCTTTGTGTATTTGGTTCTGATACAAGACCtgcaattattcattatttttaacattatcttaaatttttaagaattttctttttttcctgttgaaacagagatgctgcctttgtatctgaaggttgcagcttcaaatcccatctcGGGCTGTCTCACCCTAAGTTGCActggtaaaaatacccagctgtataaatgggtaaatcagtgccaGTGGGTcaggtcagctaaatgaacagatatttttcaaaatatcaaaatattgttTAACTGTTCAAAATCAAACAGCATCTGGAAAGGTTATGGGATCAGATTTACTTTTAACTGTCTTTTTTAACAATGTTCCCCACTCTGATTCCCCTCCCCTTTTACATATtaataccattattattataatacttcatatgacacttttctccaacatgacttgcGGTGTTCttctacttacactgatttacccccctcagacagcagggtaatttttactgcttcaggtcagggtaaggaccttgatcaagggtcctacagcaggaggtgggatttgaaccctggatctcgtggagctgtcaggagatcaagagagaagtgggtctgaaggacatgggttcgagaACCTTCTTCAGAATGGCAGGgatgcagcagctctgagggacacagggaaccTTAAGGTGGTGTAGTCGTTCACTGAGTAAAGCAGCTGTAATCCCTTCACTGGACAGGTCCACCTCCCTAAGGACTCCAATCCACCTGTCTCCCTGTCCAGGTGAAGATGATGTTCTTCCACACTACGAGCTGGTGATTTACCGCGGTGCAGCAGGTACAACCCAAGTGCATATTTTAAGAGCCAATCGCTGCGTTTCTGTTTTTTATGCTCATAAGGCTCACTGATGGATATCTCCACTTGTCCCCCCAGTAAACGCTGCCTTTGTCTGATAGGGGCCACAACTTGACGGTGCGCCGCCTGGGCCGAGCTGCACGCGGTTTCTACCCGCCGACGAGGGACACTGGCACCGATTACCACGCTCGTAAGCGTGGTAACCATGGGCGTCTCTGTGGTGCGATAACGGTGCTTATCAGCACGAGTGGGTCCTTATCTGCTTCTGTCTCTCAGAGGGAAATGGACGTTGGAGGAGCCACTGTCCAGAGCCACGTGCCAGCAGCGCTTAGCGACGCTGTTGTCTTCTGCTGCCATCTTCTGGAGCCTGTAAGGAACTGTCCATTTGTCTATGTGTCTGTCCATCagtccctctctccctccatcaGTCCGTCCTACTCTCCATCGGTCCATACAGCCATCATTCCATCCGTCAGTCAACCGTCCATCCAGCAGTCCATTCATCTGTCTCTGCGTCTATCCCTCTGTCTGTCCATGAGTCCATCTGTCAGTCCATCTCTCCATTCATCTGCCCACCGATcagtccatctgtctgtctgtccatccatcatcaataagcccctgtccaaagcagggtcacggtggctcagagcctatcccagaagcatagggtgtgaagcagggtacaccctgaatgagACCGCAGAttatgccacacacacacatccagcgCTACCCATTGCACAACCCCCatgtaaaacaaatgaacagtCTTGAAACATCACATTGGacttatacagaaaaaaattggaaCGATTTGCCATCCAGCTCCACAGCCACACACTGCAAGTGTGTAAACGGAAGAGCCGACAGAGATGATGTCATCGCAGCCCCAGGTTTTTCAGCGAGTGACGTTGGGCCCAGAAGGACGGCAGTCAGTAGGCTTGCTATGCAATGGGCCAGCAGGTaccgcagtggttagagccccgAATGTGAAGGTCCTCGATTCAAGTCCCCCCTGGAGTACCTTGGACGGCACTCAGCctgacacggtaaaaatgaccaggctctagaaatgggtaaatcagggtaagcaaCTGAACGCTAtgagttgctctggaggaaagagTGTGAGAAGTGAAGAAATGAATATGCATCgtaaaacaatacatataaTAAAACCTGAGAGTCAGCAACTCCAGAGGGTCATGTGACTCTCAGCACATTCCTCTTCTTATTGGCAGGACAGGAGAAGCTCCCTTCCATGTGCTGGAAGAGCCGTGACTCAGACCTGTCAAAACAGGAGGTCCTCCTCACATTCATATCTTCCTGCCAGCTGTTGGCAGTCCCCCctatcccaccccaccccgcagGCCTCAAACCAGCAGGAGCAATGATGACCCTATCAGGCCAGACGTCCCCCTCCTGCCCCTTTAAATGGGTTATCAAAACAGAGCGCCGGGGGGAAGGGGGTTCGGATAAAACcagtggggtgggggatggggagtCCTAGGGCCAAAACACATCAACATTTCTGGGAAAATATATGTGCAGACAGCTGTGCCGGGGGTCACGTCTCCCCTGAATACACCACTGTCTGAGAAGTTATGGGCAGCGTCCAATCCATTACACACCTCTCCGACGGCGCTCGCGGTGCTCCGGGACCCGCCCACTGCGACTCTGtgaaaaggtcagaggtcacggcGCACCCGACTGCTGCTTCCTGCTCCACTAACTAAAACCACTCGGTTTCCTCACCCCCCACAAAGTCAGCGGACCCCAGTGAACTGAGTCGCGCTGTGGTCGCAGCCCTCGAGCGCCACCCACCGCCAGCTCCTGGACACAGCTGCAGAAGGGCGCACGAGcacgagcacacacacatacatacacacaagacTGCACCGCACTGCTGGCCTGCAAATAACCGAGTGCACCAGAAGCATTGTCAACGACGACCGTTAATCTTCAGCAGCCTGGAACCGAAGGATGTGTCTGTGCTCCGACTGGGAAGAGACACGTTGATCCTCTGCCCCAGAACAAGGGGACACTCTAACAGGCCACACGCCACACAAAGTAACTCCTCCAGCTCCCTCAAAGTCCTGCTGCTTGGCTTGTGTTCTCACCTGTGAGAAGAACTGTCCTGTTCCACACTGTGTCCAAACATTGTCTCAAAAAGCAATTTGTGCAAAAGCAGCTTATTCAGACTCGGTTGTctccaactacacacacacacacacacacaaaatcatctgaaaccacttgtcccaatggagattaatttatttctcacaATAAAACCTTTCAAGCTTCGAAACAATGAGAACAAAGCAAGACAATACGAAATACTAACAAGAACAGAATTACAAAGGCAACACAGACAAGGTCAAGTgaagaaaatcatttttaatcatttgtttcAAACAAACAATATTTTGTTCTTCCACAACGGAAAAGAGTCAACTATtgtactttaataaaaaaatcctaaaactcagttaaaaaaaaattcagcatcaCCCTCCGACAACACAGTTGGGCTGATCGTTCTGGTTAATTGTCCCAATGTGATCGGCCGGGAAGCTCTTCGCTCTGCTGAACAACCAGCTACCAGGTTCGTCACTCAGCTGCATTTCTTTCGCTTGCTTTCTGGCTGAACCTTCTCCTCGTCcgcttcccacaatgcactgcgcAGGAACCGCGCCGCGGCCTCTTTGTCCAGCCGAGCCGCCTTTTTCCTGTCTGTGATCTCGCGCACTTTGTTCATGTATGTCCTGATTCTCTCCTGCCCAATGGAACAGTCAGCTGTGAGATCGCATTATTGCAGTGCGTTTACACCTCCCCCTCTACCGGGAGACCAGAACGGGTCAATGAAAGGCTCATCCCTACGCGGTGCTCACGACAACAGTACAAATGCTTAAAGTATCAACGCTGCTGAGAAACATAAAACTTTCATAAATTAACATCTTCCTGTGACATTTACGCAAGAACTTGGAATGAAAAAGGATTAGACTGGTGCGCTTTTGGACAAGAGTTTCCAGTGTACAGTCTACATGTGTAGGTGTGTATATTGTGGCGGAATGCTGAGGAGAGAGTTATTGGGGTGTAAATCAAAGAAAGGAACTGTGGAGGAGACGCAGTCCTCTCTCCGCAGCCAAAAAAGCTTTTATGCAGGAGAGTCTGAAAACCCAGacgaggaagaagaaaaaagggacTCGTGGGTCGGCCCCTGCTGCTCCGTCTGTGGGCACAGCAGAAGCACGAAACCTCTAGTGTCACTCAGCGAATCACACGCATCCTCCAAGCACGACAATTGTGGGAGAGGCCTTCTAACATGGGCAACCCACAGGGGCTCTTAGGTCCTAATTATTAACATTACTTGTGAACGATTACAAAAAGCTGAGCACTTTAACGCCGGGAACGACAGGCTCGTGTTTAAAACAAAAGGGCCACTGAACGCTGAGCCCAAGACAAGGAGAAGATGTGATTATAAACCACGAGAGCAGTGGCTGCATGTGCAGGGAACAGAAGAGCAATGGAGACCATCTTGCCATCACCGTCCAAACCAACGGCAAAGACACGCGAGACGGGACCTCCACGGACGCCGACGCTATCCAGCGTCTCTTGCCACATTAGGAGCCAGAGGACTCACCAGCTCCTGCTTCACTCCGTGCTCCTTCGGGTTCACCCCCTGGGTCACCAGGTACGCTGCAAACAGAGAAGGGGCTCAACCTGCAGCAGCGTACCAGTTAAACGCCTCCAAGCATGAGTCAATAACATCACGTAACTCTAATACATCGGCACCTTTACCCTGGTACCATTGCCTGAAGGCGACGTGTCAAACCACGACGCCACCCGTTGCCCATCAGTCTGAGCACAATGCACCAGGTGTCACGCAGGGTTTTACCAGTGTCAACGGTGGGTACTCACTCCAGTAGAGCGAGTTCAGGGCATATGCAGACATAAGGTCCAGTTTGGCCTGTTCCAGGGGATCCAGCTGGCGTGAAAGGagagaaacagacagagtttAAAGACCAGTGTCCCTGCATGTGACATGTGTATGTTACATCATGCCATGTGACATGTCCCTGTAGCCTCATGCGTCTCTAAGCGCCGGTCCTACTTTGCCAAGGAGCTCGTTCCTGGACACAGACACCAGGGTCTTGACCATGGCGTTCACCGCGTCCACGGATGAGTCAAACTCGGTGAGGTACTCCTCAATCTCCGTGGGGA
It contains:
- the c1d gene encoding nuclear nucleic acid-binding protein C1D, which gives rise to MAHEEGPGEDVPTEIEEYLTEFDSSVDAVNAMVKTLVSVSRNELLGKLDPLEQAKLDLMSAYALNSLYWTYLVTQGVNPKEHGVKQELERIRTYMNKVREITDRKKAARLDKEAAARFLRSALWEADEEKVQPESKRKKCS